The Erythrobacter sp. Alg231-14 genome has a segment encoding these proteins:
- a CDS encoding molybdenum cofactor biosynthesis protein MoaE, which translates to MTGLLDIRLLDAPFDPNLAVDHLTDNTPDAGGIASFIGKVRAGAAVSDATSQSHDAAVEALELSHYPPLTLPGMQDLAANANERFSLMGLVILHRTGRLHPGDPIVCVSVAARHRRDAILAVDYCMDHLKSAAWFWKRELRGGEWRWIEPREADHADLSRW; encoded by the coding sequence GTGACAGGCTTGCTTGATATCCGGTTGTTGGATGCACCGTTTGATCCGAATCTGGCGGTCGATCACCTAACCGACAACACGCCGGACGCTGGTGGCATCGCAAGCTTTATTGGGAAGGTTCGGGCAGGAGCAGCGGTTTCTGACGCGACATCTCAGTCTCATGACGCCGCCGTCGAAGCGTTGGAATTGTCGCATTACCCACCCCTGACCTTGCCGGGCATGCAAGACCTAGCGGCAAATGCGAATGAGCGCTTTTCTCTGATGGGGCTAGTCATTCTGCATCGGACCGGTCGTTTGCATCCGGGCGATCCGATTGTCTGTGTATCCGTGGCAGCGCGCCACCGGCGCGACGCAATATTGGCGGTGGACTATTGTATGGATCATCTCAAAAGCGCGGCGTGGTTTTGGAAGCGCGAACTGCGCGGCGGCGAATGGCGCTGGATTGAGCCGCGAGAGGCCGATCACGCCGATCTAAGCCGTTGGTGA
- a CDS encoding SecDF P1 head subdomain-containing protein, whose translation MNVSRIRNGGVLVGLIMPLTMTLSACGEEQGLKPSARVVPAELRIASEDGSMTFDRLEMCDANVAKVVITTDLQSSQPALLVTMTETGGVWLANATTRYVSRPMQLIVDGDLIMEPIILEPILGGELQVSGFHGFSNERIGSALLSPCEGSTARPQ comes from the coding sequence ATGAACGTTTCGCGCATTCGAAATGGTGGTGTGTTGGTCGGGCTTATAATGCCCTTAACGATGACTTTGTCTGCTTGCGGTGAGGAACAAGGCCTGAAGCCTTCTGCCCGGGTGGTCCCTGCGGAATTACGAATAGCGAGCGAAGATGGGTCGATGACTTTCGATCGGCTTGAAATGTGCGATGCCAATGTCGCCAAAGTTGTGATCACAACCGATCTGCAATCGTCGCAACCGGCATTGCTTGTCACCATGACCGAAACCGGCGGTGTTTGGTTGGCAAACGCGACCACGCGGTACGTTTCAAGACCGATGCAATTGATCGTTGATGGCGACCTCATTATGGAACCCATAATCCTCGAGCCGATTTTGGGCGGAGAACTTCAAGTCTCTGGCTTTCACGGCTTTAGCAATGAGCGCATTGGAAGCGCCCTCTTATCACCATGTGAAGGTTCAACAGCGCGCCCCCAATGA
- the moaA gene encoding GTP 3',8-cyclase MoaA: MSDATDHTIPRKRDHLLLNEAPAKPAPLVDAFQRRISYLRMSVTDRCDLRCTYCMPERMTFLPKREVLSLEELFELASGFIDRGVTKLRITGGEPLVRRDIMDLFTALGRRLGHDLQELTLTTNATQLATHADGLAKAGVRRVNISLDTLDRARFAELTRRDALPQVLEGIEAARDAGLKVKLNAVALKEVNEEELPDLIGWAHARGHDVTLIEVMPLGDVEEERLDQYLRLDTVRNRLEDRWTLTDNARSSGGPARYVDVAETGGQLGFITPHSNNFCASCNRLRVTATGQLYPCLGGNERVDLRAALRSDNPQEALAQGLDQAMAIKPERHHFRMDKRGADPALARHMSMTGG, from the coding sequence ATGAGTGACGCCACCGATCATACCATTCCCCGCAAACGGGACCATCTTTTGCTCAATGAAGCGCCAGCAAAACCGGCGCCTTTGGTCGACGCGTTTCAACGGCGTATTTCCTATTTGCGCATGTCGGTGACGGATCGCTGCGATTTACGGTGCACCTATTGCATGCCCGAACGCATGACATTTCTGCCAAAACGCGAAGTGTTGTCGCTCGAAGAATTGTTCGAATTGGCCAGCGGTTTCATTGATCGCGGCGTTACAAAATTACGGATCACGGGCGGTGAACCGTTGGTCCGCCGGGATATTATGGACTTGTTCACGGCGCTGGGTCGCCGATTGGGGCATGACCTCCAAGAATTGACGCTGACGACCAATGCAACGCAATTGGCGACGCATGCCGACGGTTTGGCAAAGGCCGGTGTGCGACGGGTGAACATTTCTCTCGACACGCTGGATCGCGCGCGATTTGCCGAACTCACCCGCCGCGACGCTCTGCCCCAAGTCTTGGAAGGAATCGAAGCCGCGCGCGATGCCGGGTTAAAGGTCAAATTGAACGCGGTAGCCCTGAAAGAGGTGAACGAAGAGGAATTGCCTGACCTGATTGGGTGGGCCCATGCGCGCGGCCATGATGTGACCTTGATCGAAGTGATGCCGCTTGGCGATGTGGAAGAAGAGCGGCTCGACCAATATTTGCGCCTCGATACGGTGCGTAACCGGTTGGAAGATCGGTGGACATTGACGGACAACGCTCGGTCCAGTGGCGGCCCTGCGCGATATGTGGATGTTGCAGAAACAGGTGGGCAATTGGGTTTCATCACCCCCCATTCGAACAATTTCTGCGCCAGCTGCAATCGATTGCGAGTGACGGCGACAGGTCAGCTTTATCCGTGCTTAGGCGGGAACGAACGAGTTGATCTGCGCGCGGCGTTGCGATCAGATAATCCGCAAGAGGCGCTGGCCCAAGGGCTGGATCAAGCGATGGCCATCAAACCAGAGCGGCATCATTTTCGCATGGATAAACGCGGCGCCGATCCGGCATTGGCCCGCCATATGTCGATGACTGGGGGTTAA
- a CDS encoding Rossmann fold domain-containing protein yields MQAVLTIQTLPQSGILASTAFAKEHLNKAVALIGDDTTQALAIVLPAAGPDHDDWRRTLARDLARAHTPIRVNVVGDNDKANTDTVLAYLRNAPGVTGQYLATHE; encoded by the coding sequence ATGCAAGCGGTGCTGACCATTCAAACGCTGCCACAATCCGGCATTTTGGCGAGCACTGCGTTTGCAAAGGAACATCTCAATAAAGCCGTCGCTTTAATCGGTGATGATACGACGCAGGCGCTTGCAATTGTTTTGCCGGCGGCAGGGCCGGATCACGATGATTGGCGGCGCACCTTGGCCAGGGATTTGGCGCGGGCGCATACGCCGATCCGTGTGAATGTTGTCGGCGACAACGACAAGGCGAACACCGATACGGTGCTGGCATATTTGAGGAATGCGCCCGGCGTAACGGGTCAGTACCTTGCCACGCATGAGTGA
- a CDS encoding dihydroneopterin aldolase yields the protein MTDSLILEVADLEVDVLTGIYSEETGKPQPLRFTIQVRYDVADRYDPDTPLDASKNYMDIKFAASEGLPKGVHFKLIEAVGDHICETLFVQDVRVQAVTVKIVKLAIAEANEKIGITLHRERPAG from the coding sequence ATGACCGATTCCCTCATTCTCGAAGTCGCCGATCTCGAAGTGGATGTCCTCACCGGGATTTATTCCGAAGAGACGGGCAAACCACAACCGCTGCGCTTTACCATTCAAGTGCGGTACGATGTGGCCGACCGCTACGATCCCGACACGCCGCTTGATGCGAGCAAGAATTACATGGACATCAAATTCGCGGCTTCGGAAGGGTTGCCCAAAGGCGTGCATTTCAAGCTGATTGAGGCGGTGGGCGATCACATTTGTGAGACATTGTTTGTTCAAGATGTCCGTGTGCAGGCAGTGACAGTCAAAATCGTCAAGCTGGCCATTGCCGAAGCGAACGAGAAAATCGGCATCACGCTTCACCGCGAACGTCCAGCGGGATAA
- a CDS encoding MoaD/ThiS family protein: protein MSVRIVYLGRLSEIAGCNNSEFDSAADGLDWAQLIVLLRDNVNLAISDAAANERTLVAVNGKVLSEKAALIARHGDEIALLPPVSGG, encoded by the coding sequence GTGTCGGTGCGCATCGTGTATCTTGGCAGACTTTCAGAAATTGCAGGGTGCAATAACTCTGAGTTCGATTCTGCAGCTGACGGCTTGGATTGGGCCCAATTGATCGTGCTGTTGCGCGATAACGTCAATCTGGCGATTTCCGATGCCGCGGCAAACGAGCGAACTTTGGTCGCGGTGAACGGCAAAGTCCTATCCGAGAAAGCCGCTTTGATCGCAAGACACGGTGATGAGATTGCGTTGTTGCCGCCCGTATCCGGTGGGTAA